GACAGCCTCAGCTCCTCCCGGCAGGACCAGGGGGTGGCAAATCATCcccagcacagggtgcagaaccagaggagggaaaacagCTTCCTCCAGCAAAAGCCCTCCCTGGGAAGCTGCACCGAGCTCACGGGAGCAGCCTCAGCTCAGCTGGACTCACCCACCGCTGCCACCTCCTATGAGACCCATCCTCAAAATGCCACCAGCCAAACAGGAGACTCCTTTGCAAACTGGGGGGCGCAAGCCCTAAAGCAAAGTTATAAATCCCTTCGCCCAGACGATGCTCCTACACCTCGCTGGAAGGGCGAGATTTCCCACCGCAAGTTTGACTTTGTCTGCCCGTGCGGCTGAGCTGGGTTTTACCTGGGGAGCGTGTGAAGGTCCTGGAAGTAGAGCGCTCCCGGGATTTATAGGGGTATTTCAGCGTCGTGTCCAGCTGCTTGAAGCTCTCCTTCAGCGAGTGGCTCTGGTAGTACTCGACCAGCTCCTGGGAAGGACGGAGAGGAACCGGCTGTCTCCACCATCCTCTGCGGGACTTGGAGGGGCGGTGCAGATGCTTGAAGGGGCTACAAAAACCTACCAGCAAGCTTTCAAACTTCTTGGCTTCCGTGATGTGAATCCAGTTGTCCTTCTCCACCACCTTGATGTGCTTCACCTCCTCGTTGAACCTGCAAATGGTAGCAAAGGCACTCAAGGAAACGTAGCTGTGTGCTCCAGCCCTGTCTCACCTTCCACACCGAGCAACTCTAAATCACTAAATTATGACTCACTTAATACTGATGGCAAAGCGCTCGGCCTCGGCCGGCCGCTCCCGGATCAGGTAGGTGCCACTGACATGAGACTTGAGCAGGTTGTCCGTCTGCTGCCGCTCCATGTTCCCTGCGAACCTGAGCCCCGGCGttaatgaattaatttaattaagtAAAAAGTAATGCATATCTTTAAAATGGGCATGCTTTTGACAAAAagacacatattttttttaaaggcgtGAAGGTTGAGAAGGCAAGTAGAGAAACAGGTCTCACCCAAAACTTCAggagcaaaaaggaaaatgcccCAAGATGGACAAGAAGCTGCTTGGGCACTGAACAGCGAGGGTGAGTGATGCAGAGTGCAACCTCTTTGAAGTATTACACCTAGAAAATCCCACTAATTGGGAATGGGCCCCTAGGTAAATGAGGAGTGGGGATAATTTAGCCTCGTGGATTTGCAAATTTGGAGCTGgagggaaagagcaggagagaagCCAAGTGTGGCCCTCCTGCCAAGGCAGGAATTGCTTCCTTCCTCCCAAAATGGTTTCCTGGGcacagaaaatgggaagaaaaacccAGTATCTCTCCTTGTGCCTCTGATCCTCCCCATCGGCGAAGGAATGCCCACTGATGCTGCACCGGGTTTCACCCCCAAATGCCACCGCAGCAGCCGCCCCCTGGCCGTAAGGGAGGGGAGATGCAAACCACTGCCACCCTGCCTTCATCGTTCATTATTAGAGTGGATTCCTGACAAAGTAACAACTAAAAGGAAAAGGTCAATATATCTTTATGGCCAGAGGAAGGTGTGTCCAGCGCAGGGGCACTCACCACGGGTACGCCGTGTAGTCTATCTCCCGCGAGGGCGGGCGGCTGTTGGGAGGCTGCAAAGAGAACGTTGCTTATTAGCGACAAGCCAGTGTCTCATCAGGCTATAGATCACATGTGAGATGCTCCTCTCCACAGGAGGGTTTTTGGCTGCCAAGCTGTTTCTGAATTATTGGTTTCGGCGGCGGAGGGCAGTGTTGTAGCTGAGCGTTTCTCTCTCAGCCTCCCCGCTGCGATGAGCAtgctgtgttttttcatttaCCTGAGCGTTTCTTAATTGGGATGCAGCTGACAGCATTACAAAACGCagtacaaaaatataaataaagtgCAGTTTTCCTGTACTGTGACTGACCTCAAGTACTCTGTTCCTCTCcctgcagaggagggatggagtTTGGACCTGGTCACACCAACCTCCACCTTGGGAATGGGGCTGAGACCAACCTGACCACACATTTGCAACCATGGGACAATGGATACACAGTCAGAGGCCTCATTCGAGGTCCAGGGCCTTGCTGGAAGGACCACGGTCTCAAGCAGTGGGCTGAGCAGAGCAACAGGCGTTGCCGGAGCAGCATCACCTCCCGTGACAGCCCCCAGCGCCCGTCCCCGCGCTCCCGGCTCCATCTCCCCGTCGGCACTTACCCTCGCATCAACGGGACAGGGCTTTACCGACGAGCTGGGGAAATAACCCGACTTCTTCGTCTGCAGCAGCcgcccctgcagagccaggctgggtATCAGATTGGGATGCGCACAGAGGAGCAAAGTTTTCactgtgcagggatggggacaggatcCAAACTGCCTCGTAGCTCCCCCAGCTCCAAACCCCCGGGGGAAACCCACGAATAAAAGGGATGACGTGGAAATCACTCGTTTAAAACTCCCCGGGAATTTCCCGAGGGGAATCGCTCTCACCTCCCACCATGGTGAGTCGGGGTCCCCCCTCAGCAGCTCAATCACATCCCCAATTTGAAACGTCAGCACCGGCTTCCCGGGGGGAGCTGGGTTTCCGTGGTAATTCTGAACTGCCACCATTTTAGGACCTGGGAGAGAAACACAACAGTTTCATCACTTAGTCCCTGTTAAGAAAAAATGCCCCTCCTGAAGCCTGATTTTCCTTATCCTGTGAACCACAAATCTAACAGCGCCAGCAGGCAGGGGTCTGGGGCAGAAAGCATTAAAGCAGAAAGGAACAGTGTTCACAGCAAACAGTCTTGGCTGCCGCAGTTACATGGATGATTGAGTTCCCTGagcaaaaataaacccatgAAGGACTGAGCCAAGCCAAAGCTTGGACTCCCGGCCCTGCACTTGGACTTGAACCCCGCCGTGGCACAGCGGCTCCCGTTAGGCGATGCCCGGCTGGCACCAAACCCCACCGGGGTCAGTGGTGACACCCGCGATTGCAAAACACACCAGCAAATGCTCGGCTTGCATGGAATTTCAGCCGGACCTGGGACCCAAGTGCCCCTGAAGCTCACAGCCAAAGTCCACTTGTCTCGCCAACAACTGCACATTAAACAAGCTTCCCCAACTGCACTAAAATCAGTGTTTATCTTCAACATGCTTCCCCACCTCTGCCTCTCCCCACCCAGTAAGAGCActctgtgcttgcttttttttgttttttaaacctcCAACGTgattcagatttctttttgccaGACTTGGCTTTCCTTTCATCAGACAAAGTGCGAAAACAAGTTGTTCCTTCTCCTTCAAGCCAGAGTACGGGCAGGGCAGGCCCAGCACTCTGTCTAGGCTAgttttaaacaaaggaaaataaaaaaatactgcgGTAACCATCACAACTAACAGCCCCATCAGAGCACAGCGCCTGGAGCCGCAgatccctgcagcacagcagacaCGCCGGCAGGAGGACGCTCCCCATCAGCAACAAGTCTCCTTCCCGGGACGTGTTTGGTCTGGCTTGGAAGGACGATCTGACACGAGGACATTTGCCAGGCTCTCCTCGGTCACCGGTGTGACGTGCAGAAGCTTTACACACGTGGCAGAGCCGGCCAGTGGTACAAACGCACCCAGAGAAATGCCACAGTGCTGGTGGCCGCAGCGGGCGAGGGCTGAGCCCAGGGAGGAGCCGCAGGAGACCCGACCTGTGGCtttgggagcagggacaggagagaCGTCAGTGCCCCATCGCAGCACAGGACCCTTCTGCAGCTGCTAATGCCCCTCTCCAGATTTGGAGGGAGTTTCTCCCTCCCACGTGCTCAGCGCTAGGGACCACCCACAGCCACAATCGAGATGCCGTCTCTATTTGCCCTCCTGCAATGCAGTAATGCCCTTACCAGGTCCAGCACCCAGAGAATCCTgcaaagacagaggaaaaagtctCCGTGAGGACATGGGAATCTCAGCTCTTTCCGTGAGCACCTGCCTGAAGCCACTGGGATGTGAAACCCCCTCCTGAAACCTCCCCGGTACCTCCCAGCCCATGGTGCTCACCCCAGCTGGGCGCTGGCACCTCCCGAGAGCTGTGGTGCTGCACGAACTGGGCCAgttttaggctggaaaagaggCCACTGGTCTCCAGTCCTGCCCCCCAGGTTACTGGGACCCCCCCAAGGCCATTGCTGGCTCTTCCCAAGAGCTGCCCGCACCCTGACTAGGCAAGGATACAGAGAAAAAGGGCCAGCAAACAACGTACCTGGTCTGCTGAGGAACCTGCAAGAGAAACGGTGAAATAAGTGGTTAATTTATCAGGCAACAAACCCCACTTTCTGGTTTGCTTGATGCTGTATCAATAAACCAGCATCAGTGCTTGAACTTGGAGGAAGCACAAAGCAGAGCCCGGGGTCTGCTCCGTACCGGCTGGGCAAGacccagagcagggctggggctggacgAGGACATTTTCTCACTCGCACAAAGTTCAgtgattttgtttcttcctccctcctggcTCCCCGCCCAAAACCGCCCCAGAGCCACCCTGTGACAGTCCCTGCACCGAGCAGGGCCAGGGCTCTGAACAGGGTGAGCAGAGCCCAGTCACAGGTTTGCCTAATTTAGACCAAGGACACTAATTTTTGCCGTACTGTGAGGCATTTGGGGTCTGGAGACGAGGTGTCTCCTCATTGGAAACACAATCCCCGGAGCAGACCCTCCTGCTTTCACTAACCAACATCTGCGGATGAAGAACTCATCATGTGTCCTAAATGCCATTCCCCCCAAGAACCAGGGCTGGGGGCACCCACCTGGTACCCTGATCTGCTGCCATTCTCTGACATACATGGGATTCAGCAGTTTGTtctgggggttttgtttggttgttttgttttttaaaccacCAGCCACTGTGAATTGCAGCCCTGGGAGGTGGGTGGGAGCATACTTAAGATTTTGTTATGCACAAACATTAGCACTTTATAGAGTGAATCTTTCAGATTGTTCACATGCATTCACCTCCTTGGCACGAGCTGCTGCTGATGTGAAATAACTCACCGATCTTGCAGGGAGGAATGATCTCCAAGCACTCCTTATGAGCACCTGCTCCACATTTGGGGCAAAGATAGCCTTGGTAGAAGGTTCCTCTGTgcaaaaaaagtcagaaagtcCTAATTCAGCCCCAACTTAGAGATTTTCTTTCCGTGTTTTAATGCAGATGCAGAAAAGCTGGATGGATGTTGCTCACCTtaggaacatcctgcaggctttgcagTTGGTCGTCTTTTCAAATGTGTACATCTGAAAGTTATGGTGATTTGCATTGGCTTTCTCTGGCTTTATGTTGGACCTAAGGGAAAGGACCAGGCGGTTATCAACCCGTCCCTGTGTGTCACACTGCTGCACCTGTGACCTGTCACAGCAGCGGCTGTTTGCATTTCAAAGTTTGGAAACTACACGGACAGGTCAGAAATCAAACGTGAAAGCAGAGTCAGGGCTTGACTGTGCAGAGAGGATTCTGCCCATCAACCTTCCCCTGGGACAACATTCATGGATTTGGCCCTTCATCCCACAACATCTTCCTCCCGCCCCAGCTCGGTGCTTCACGCACGGCCGGACGCCACGGCAAGGTGTCACTTCAGAGGCACACCACCCACGCCTCGGTGCAGACGATTTCACACTGGACCCAAACTCCCTTTGCACAAGGACCAGCAAGCCCAGCCGAGCTGCCCCTATCGCAGCTGGTTTCCAGTGACCTACTGGTCCAAGACACGGTCCCCCTGCGCTTGACGACTGCGcggcagggacagagcagccaCTCGTGCTCACATTGCCATTTCAAACTGCTCCATCCACTTCCTCTTCATCTCCTCCGTCTTGCAGAAGAACTGGAAGCCCTGCTTTCCCTGGAGGTGGATGAGGTAGAAGCCGTATGACCACTGCAAGAGAAAACAGGAGAGCTGATGGGACCACGGTGCTCCCAGCACCCGAGCAGCAAAACACTCCGTGCTTTTATTCAGGCATCTTAATCCCCGCTCTCAgtgcctgtccctgtcccttctGCTGGACCTCTGCAAAGGTaacagcagggaaggaggataAAGAGCTCCGTGTCTCTCTAAAACATCACAACTAATGATGCCTGAATCAGCTGGGCACCGTGCACTAGGGCCAAATAGGATTTTATGGTGGCAGATGAGAGAACCCAGATTTTTCTGCTCCAACGGATCCTCCCCAGCCATTATATCTCTCCCTGACAACATCTGACAGCCCAGGAGGAACATCTGACCTGCCCAGTGCACATATGCTCTGCCTGTCTCATTATAACACTGCACAGAAAAACATGAGAGAAAATTGGATGCTTTGCTTACCATTTTTCCATGAGACTAGAAAGCATAGGAGAGCAAAGTGGAAATACATGTCATTAAAACACAAAGCTAGCGGCATTTCTTCAGCACCCAAGTGGCAAAATTGGCTGTTCTCACCCAAATGTCACTTACCCCATCTGTACACCACCCCTTCCCATTGCACGTAAGTGGATTAAGCTAATGGGTCTCTGTTAAACTGCCAGCTGGGAGGTTTTCCTTCATGGTTGCACAATGGTTCCAAACCATTGGCAAAATGATGCGCCTTCGGTGGCAACCATGCTCCGAGCATCGATTTTGGCAGGTGGGTTGGCAACACTCACGTTGCCTTTCCAGGCTCCTCCACCCTGTGACTCGTGGGAGCAAGAGCACCCGATGgaccttccttccctccttccctcctctccgCCCCAGCTGACGTTTGCTCCTGGCCGGTCCCTCGGCTGCCGACGGGCCAGAAATCCAGGAGCAGCTTCCTCTGTCCTAACTCCAACCAGCCCagcctctgcagggctgttttgCAAAGACGGAGGTCAAGGATCAAGCCCAGCCCCACATTAATAAACATTTCCCAACGCTCTGTAAGGCTGCCCTGAAAGCTGAGCATTTATTTCCCAGCTCTTTTTGCAAGctctgtttctattttaaaaggctAATGGGAACATGCTACCCAAGGACCAGCCCAAACAGCTCCAAAACGCTCTCCAGCAGAGCCAAGCCCCTGGTCCACCCACCTTCTTGATGTCCTTGTTATTCATAGGGTCGTCAGTCATCTTGTGGAAGAGCAGCTCGATAATTTCTTTCAGCTCATAATTGTATCCCTTCCGTTTGCAGACGATCACCACTTTATcgaataaaaataaatacctgcCCAAAGCAAGCATATAAACAAGCAATCCTGTAAAACATCTCATTAAATTCCCCGTTCAAGAGGAAGTATTTGGGAAGCTCTGCAGAGTTCCGTGCTCTGAATGTGCTGTAATTTCACACTGATGGTGTGAAATTCGCATCATTCGCGCTGTCAGTGCAACTCTAAGCAATAATTGAATAAAAGAGTACAAGGGGAATTGCCAAACAAAGGCATGTTTAATATGGGAAAACTCCCGAGCACGGTCGCTCGCTCACCTGTCCTGCTTGGTGTGGTTGACGATGGAGCGGACCTTCAGCTCGCCGTCGATCTTCGGCCTCCCAAACTCCTCCAGCTTCACTTGCTGCAGAAATCAAAGCAGGGCTGAGATCCGCAACCAGGGCTGCGGCGATGCTTTGGACGGGTGGAAACACGAACCATCCCAGatctcccccagccctgccaccagCTGCAGAAGCGCCAGGGAACAGCATTGTCCTCGCCAGGGCATGCGTTCTGGCATCAGGAATGGGACCGCTGCAGGTCCCTGGAGCTCCAGCACCAGTATGCCAGGGGTCAAAGCATTTTTGCAAGGTATGGGATCCAGAAAGCAATCCCtcaaaaaataatctgtatttcCAGGAGTTTCTGCGAAACCAGAATCAGGGTTCTTGTAGTTTTGGTTCCCATCCTGAACCAAGACTGGAGATTTTGCGGAGGCTGGAACCCAATCCAAAAGTTTGTTTAGTTCGTCTTTCAGCTCAAAAGCCCTTGCAAACATTGCTCAGTGCAGCACGGCTGCCAAGCCACAGGAATCAGTCCCCTTGCATGgttcttacaggaaaaaaaaaaatactgtgcagCATCATTGCTGATCAGGAAAATAAACGTTTCACACAGCTGTGTGTATAGTCCGGATTTATTTCCTTGCCGTGCCATGTGGGCTCTGTATACATAACACCAATCACTCCGCAACGTCCCGCCCGgtgcaaggaaaggaaacacGGAGCAGAATGTGCGTGGGATTGATCTGCAGACAGGAGCGACTGCTCTGCTAACACCCCACCTCCCGCATGTCAAAATTGCTCTCTGGCTGCTGCTAGGAGGAGAACTGCCTGCCTCATGCCCCCATTTACATTCTTGTTTTTATGGAGCACGATGTCTGGTTGTTCACACAGATCAGGATTATCACGACTGCTTCAATCAAAACCCGTGAGCCGCAACGGCCCGTATCCCACCAGAGAATTTTTGCAGGTTTCCTCTTAAAAATTAAGGAGCTTGTCTCCATCTGTTAAATAACCACCAATTAGAAGTTCATTGTTTTCAAATGAAGTCAAGGCTTAAAGGCTCCAaacccagcatcccccagcacctccctccATCAGCCCTTTTGAAGCATCTCAGTGTCAGCCCCCAAATTGCATTACCCTGGCGGAAAGCGTGACGGCAGAGCAGCTGCGCCCGCAGCTGAGCGGCCCTCCCACCCCCGGCAAAGCTGGGAAAAACCTCGTTCACTTGAAGCTCTGCCACCCAATATTAAATGAACGGGCTCGTTCAGGGCTAAAGTGAGTGACGGGTTGTACGGGCTGAGTTGATGCACATTAATGACCAAGTGTTGCTATCTCTGGAGTTTGGAGGATGAGATTCCCCTTAAAATATCTGCTTGAGATTTTGGGGATTAGGTGCATATTACATGTGCCCTTCTCCTCCAAATGGGCATCGGTACATTTTGAGTTAATCTCTGTCCTCTTATCAGCAAAAGAAAACCCAATTTCAAATAGCAGACAGTTGATCTGGGGAATTATTGCCCCCCTCCCACACAAGTAGCATGAGAAAAAATTAGAGAAACACTTTCAGTGTAACAGCACCAGGAGAAGTCACCCTCCATCCACAGCCAAATCAGTTTTGTAATGTAGCAACCACATCTAGAGCATCAGCAAAAACACCGTCAATGGTGAGGGAGTGTCTGAACACACAGGGACCTTTCTTGGGTAGCACATCAGATTCGGCAGTAATcgcacagaaaaagcaaacatgtTAATAATAATCAAATTAAAGTTGGGAGCAAGAGGATTTTCCAACTTACCAGATTTTCTATAGAGCTCTGAAattcacttattttctttaaagtctcTTTGTCCCTCTTTACTTCATTTATGTACATGGCCAAGTCCTTAAAAGAAAAGtgaatattgatttttattttccaaatgaagCCTTACCAAAGCAGCAAACACTCGGTCCCAGTTCCCCAAAGCCAAACTCTCTGCCCTGAGGAGTCAGACCAGGACTCACGCAGCAGCCTGGGCACCGTGAGCGCAGGGGTTTGTGTTTGCATTGCTGAACCCGGCAGGCTCTGCAATTTTTATCGTTTCCCAGAAGAGGGCAATGCATGAATCCAGTGCAGCGCAGCAAACCCGACCCTTGGCTTTTACCTGGCGAGAGCTCAGGCGAGCAGCCAGgcatcccctgccccagcagcatccTTCCCCCAGCTTTCATCACCGTAATTCCCTTCATCCTCATGATGCAAAAGCTGCGAGCCAGTCTCTGCTGTCAAATCATCCACATCTGTGAAATAACTGTTCTGGACACCCGGCTGCACGTTGGCTGTGAACAGCACTTGACCTGGCTCTGCCCCAGTTGCTTTCAGCTTGTCTCCCTGGGGTGCTCAGGGTCACGAGCGCTGGGATGCTCCTGCTCCATCCTTCCCGAGAGCATCCCCATCTCCAGCACCCCTGGGTCTCCAGCATCTCCCACACACAAAGGCTGGCTTGTAAAATAAGGAGATACTCCATGGAGCTTGTTCTGCCCTGAAAAATTCCTTGCTTACCCAAATTTTGACCCATCAAAGAACCTTATCCCTTCCACTAAAACAACTTCTTACACCCTTCAGAGTGTATTTTCTGCGCCTGTTTGCTTCTTATCTGTTCCCTGCCTCCTTGTCCTCAACAATAGCTCTTGTCAACTTGGATTAAATCTGACCACGGGATTTTTTAAGACATCCCCTCTAGGTCAGACCTTCCTCAGCTTCCCAACATAAGAAGGGTTAATCGCAGATGGTAATCACAAATCTACGTGACAATACTTATAACATCACAAAATACCCCATTGGGACAGCGGCAGGGATGGTTATGGAGAATGACAAAACCAGACGCCTTATGAAGTGGCACCTTCCTTCAATGCCTgagcttttcctccctcctgctgaAGAAACCGTCTCCTATACAAAGGCGAAACACAAACCCAGGATGGACCGTGACTCgaaagagcagcagcaacatGCAACCTGGGGCCGTGGGATTTAACTGGGAACTTGCTTTGCCCCTCACCATAACTCAGGAGTTTGGTTCTGCACACTCAGCAGGAGGACTGGTACCTGCACCAAATACCCCCATGTGCAATTCTTTGGTGCAAATCCTGCCCCTGCTTTGTGCACACAACTACCCATGCAAAACAAAGGGGAGGTGAATTGCTTTGGGAAATGTAGCTCTGGCTGTAGAAATTCATCCCCCAGACGGCAGCGACGTCTGTCGCCCCCCAGCACGGCAGACAGAAAGGCTGGACTCGCGATGGAAAACATTACTTGTAAGTTAAGCCTTGGTTTACAGatcaattaaaaccaaaccgCACGGCTTcctctgcccctgcccgccGTGGTCTGAACTGCACCTGCGCTCTGCTGGTGATGGAACAGAGAAACCTCGCTGATGGCTATTGGCATCTTCTTGCAAAAAACATTGAGTCTGCAGTCGAGCTGGAGCctatatacatttatttattagcAGTGGTATTGGTGAGTGCCATATTATGAGGCCACAAGCAGGGTTTAATGACTGTCCCCATGTTTATTGTTCGTTGGAGGCCATGGCCACGTGTTGTGCAGCAGCGGGCTGCAAACGCAACGTCCTTCAAACAACCTTAATTTTAAAGCGACCTACATATCAGCTCTGGATGCCTGGGCTTGCAGGGATAATGGCTGAAAAGGTCACGCAACTTATGTAATTGCTGGGAAATGCAGCGTCGTTACAAAAGCTGCAGCTCAGAGGTAGAAAACAAAGTGACCGGAGAACACAGGACTGAACATGGGATGAATCCTCCAATGCTCTCCAGAGAGAAAACCTGGAGTTAATGATCCCACAGTGTGAGCGTGTGAGGATGTATCCAAGTCAGGAAGCATCtgggtggttttattttttgttgctgagACCTTGGGGGTTTCAGCTGAAAGCTCAAAAAAAACTTTAAACGAAGCAAAATTTTGACACCAGAAGTCTTCACTTGTGGAAAGAGCATTTTCTCCTTAATAAATTAAAGATAATTGGATAAAAGGATTCCCAACCAGCGCCTGGCTAACACAGCACACAGGCACTGCTCCCATTTCTGCAACACTCCCCGACTTGCTGATACGGCTGGAGCTCCTCCAGATCCCTCCTAGCAAAACCAAGAGCCAAAGCTGGCACAGCCTCTTCACACACAATCGTAGTTAGTAGAAAAGTCATAACTTGTCAACAAATACCAGCTTCCTCAGCTGCTTAAGGAGGAAGATAACAGCGATGCCTACAGATTGGCTGCAAAGCAATCGCATCGCATGGCAATCAATACACACTTGTTTATCCTAAAGGAGGAGACGCTGCCTTCCCTCGGGCTCTTGGGTGGTTTTTCTATTGAAGTTTTTGTTCTACAGAAGCCGGGGAGTCCCGCACGCTGCTGCACCCCgagcccagcgcagcccgtACCTGCATCGCCTCCAGAGcctccttcagctgctgcttctctggtcGGTCTGATGaatggctgagcagctcctgaaattaaaaaacaataagaATAAAGAGCTTGGGTGTGCTAGGAAAGCTGCCCACACTCTGCCTGCACCAGGCACCGATGCCGGGACGGGCAACCGCGGTTGCAGCCGTAGGAAGGGGAACACGTCAAGTGGCTGGTGCTCGAGTGGTCTGCTACATGGAGTTGACGGGAGGAATTTCACACATAATCAGATTATATGCAAgcttattttatattcattaACTGCCTCTCATGGCTAACAAGTGCAAAATTACCCTAGGTCACTGTACTAAAGAGACAGCACAAATATTATGTCGTGTTAAGTAGCTCtagtaattatttcatttgaaggagaaaaaaaaaccccacaaccctcAGCCTGCATTTGGCAATGATTCACTCTCTACTGTAACAGCCGAAAGATGCTGCAGCGCGGATGGCAGCTGGAGAGAAGTGCAAATGCTGAAACACTTACTTTTAACAGGAGATGATACTTCAAAACTCTTTGCATTGGAACCACCAGCAGGTCTTGCAATTTAAATTTCCCATCCTGAACCTTTAGCGTGCACTCCTGTTAAAGGAATCAACACATCAGGGGTGAAGCAGCTGGGCGAAAACAACTGTTCTCCCCCAGAAAAAGCTTCCAGTGTCCTGTGACTGTTACGTTTTGCTTCTGTAAACTCAGTTCTGATGAAAAACGGCTCGTGGTCCCTGCGCACACCCAGtcagtgccagggcaggggtTATCGAGGAATAAAACACAGGGGCTGGACCCTAAAATACAGACATTCTCATGCAACTGAGCTCTCCAGCTTAATGAGATCCTGCTCATTAGGGGAGAGCCCACGAACACTCTCAGACCTCGGGAAATGTCAAATGAAACGCATCAGCTTAACTCACCTCCTGGATGGTTTGAACTAATGCGTTTTATTTGCGAGGGGCCGGGAGCGAGCACGCAGACAGCTGCTGGGGCTTTGCTGATAAGCATGAAGTCATTAAGATGAGCTAATGCGATCGCAGGAACTTTTGCGACTGTTACCTTCGCCCGGACCCACTTCAAATCACGATGGCTTGATGCCAAATCCAGGgaacaggctttaaaaaaattattaaatgcagttttatCCCTGAATTGGGTTGCTACTTTTGCATGGAAAATCAAAGAGCGTTTGCAAAAAAACAAGGTAACGTGTAGCGACAGCCCAGCAAATTCAGATTAGCATCAAGACCACAGCAGGAATTAAAGCTGGGTAAAAACATCAGCTCAAACAATGCATCCCTTCTGGGGCTCCTTTGATTTACTTAATATCTGGATCAGC
The genomic region above belongs to Caloenas nicobarica isolate bCalNic1 chromosome 19, bCalNic1.hap1, whole genome shotgun sequence and contains:
- the VAV2 gene encoding guanine nucleotide exchange factor VAV2 isoform X2 is translated as MEEWRQCGRWLIDCKVLPPNHRVVWPSAVVFDLAQALRDGVLLCQLLHNLSPGSIDLKDINFRPQMSQFLCLKNIRTFLKVCHDKFGLRNSDLFDPFDLFDVRDFGKVISAVSRLSFHSIAQTKGIRPFPSEETTENDDDVYRSLEELADEHDLGEDIYDCVPCEDEGDDIYEDIIRVEVQQPMKMGMTEDDKRNCCLLEIQETEAKYYKTLEDIEKNYMNPLRLVLTPQDMEAIFINLEDLIKVHFNFLRAIDVSMMSGGSSLAKVFLEFKERLLIYGKYCSHMEYAQNTLNHLLANREDVRQKVEECTLKVQDGKFKLQDLLVVPMQRVLKYHLLLKELLSHSSDRPEKQQLKEALEAMQDLAMYINEVKRDKETLKKISEFQSSIENLQVKLEEFGRPKIDGELKVRSIVNHTKQDRYLFLFDKVVIVCKRKGYNYELKEIIELLFHKMTDDPMNNKDIKKWSYGFYLIHLQGKQGFQFFCKTEEMKRKWMEQFEMAMSNIKPEKANANHHNFQMYTFEKTTNCKACRMFLRGTFYQGYLCPKCGAGAHKECLEIIPPCKIGSSADQDSLGAGPGPKMVAVQNYHGNPAPPGKPVLTFQIGDVIELLRGDPDSPWWEGRLLQTKKSGYFPSSSVKPCPVDARPPNSRPPSREIDYTAYPWFAGNMERQQTDNLLKSHVSGTYLIRERPAEAERFAISIKFNEEVKHIKVVEKDNWIHITEAKKFESLLELVEYYQSHSLKESFKQLDTTLKYPYKSRERSTSRTFTRSPASCASYNFSFLSPQGLNFSSQNSSSPFWSVFTPRVIGTAVARYNFAARDMRELSLREGDVVKIYSRIGGDQGWWKGETNGRVGWFPSTYVEEEGVQ
- the VAV2 gene encoding guanine nucleotide exchange factor VAV2 isoform X1, which translates into the protein MEEWRQCGRWLIDCKVLPPNHRVVWPSAVVFDLAQALRDGVLLCQLLHNLSPGSIDLKDINFRPQMSQFLCLKNIRTFLKVCHDKFGLRNSDLFDPFDLFDVRDFGKVISAVSRLSFHSIAQTKGIRPFPSEETTENDDDVYRSLEELADEHDLGEDIYDCVPCEDEGDDIYEDIIRVEVQQPMKMGMTEDDKRNCCLLEIQETEAKYYKTLEDIEKNYMNPLRLVLTPQDMEAIFINLEDLIKVHFNFLRAIDVSMMSGGSSLAKVFLEFKERLLIYGKYCSHMEYAQNTLNHLLANREDVRQKVEECTLKVQDGKFKLQDLLVVPMQRVLKYHLLLKELLSHSSDRPEKQQLKEALEAMQDLAMYINEVKRDKETLKKISEFQSSIENLQVKLEEFGRPKIDGELKVRSIVNHTKQDRYLFLFDKVVIVCKRKGYNYELKEIIELLFHKMTDDPMNNKDIKKWSYGFYLIHLQGKQGFQFFCKTEEMKRKWMEQFEMAMSNIKPEKANANHHNFQMYTFEKTTNCKACRMFLRGTFYQGYLCPKCGAGAHKECLEIIPPCKIGSSADQDSLGAGPGPKMVAVQNYHGNPAPPGKPVLTFQIGDVIELLRGDPDSPWWEGRLLQTKKSGYFPSSSVKPCPVDARPPNSRPPSREIDYTAYPWFAGNMERQQTDNLLKSHVSGTYLIRERPAEAERFAISIKFNEEVKHIKVVEKDNWIHITEAKKFESLLELVEYYQSHSLKESFKQLDTTLKYPYKSRERSTSRTFTRSPVFTPRVIGTAVARYNFAARDMRELSLREGDVVKIYSRIGGDQGWWKGETNGRVGWFPSTYVEEEGVQ